In a genomic window of Demequina muriae:
- a CDS encoding sodium:calcium antiporter, which produces MWSLWPSVGALAVAVVVLGFGGTRLAYVADEIAERTRMGKATAGALLLGAVTSLTGIVTTATGALSGDADFAIANPIGGVAIQTVWIAIADLLYRRTNLEHAAASLPNLLQSLILLALLALPVAAYATPDLTWGWFHPLTLAIPALYLYGLRLVKSVEDHPQWTAKETADTGDEESPEQSNKTMRALWGWFALLGAVVAGFGWVVAKAGLGVVAATGIPSSIAGFTITTAISSLPELITLLAAVRIGSIELGIGNIVGGNVFDTLMIAVADLFFVGGSIYASVGPRSLVLLAGTALICAVLAAGLVVRDRRGIGFEGVAIPGIYLATIGFAIMAA; this is translated from the coding sequence GTGTGGTCGCTGTGGCCCTCGGTCGGGGCGCTGGCGGTGGCCGTCGTGGTGCTCGGCTTCGGCGGCACGCGCCTGGCGTACGTCGCGGACGAGATCGCGGAGCGCACGCGCATGGGCAAGGCGACCGCGGGCGCGCTCCTGCTGGGCGCCGTGACCTCGCTCACGGGCATCGTCACGACCGCGACGGGAGCGCTGTCCGGAGACGCGGACTTCGCGATCGCCAACCCGATCGGCGGCGTCGCGATCCAGACGGTGTGGATTGCGATCGCGGACCTGCTGTACCGCCGCACCAACCTCGAGCACGCGGCCGCGTCGCTGCCCAACCTGCTTCAGTCGCTGATCCTGCTGGCGCTGCTGGCACTGCCCGTCGCCGCCTACGCGACTCCCGACCTGACTTGGGGGTGGTTCCACCCGCTGACGCTGGCGATCCCGGCGCTGTACCTCTACGGGCTGCGGCTCGTGAAGTCCGTTGAGGACCACCCGCAGTGGACGGCTAAGGAGACCGCTGACACCGGCGACGAGGAGTCCCCCGAGCAGTCGAACAAGACGATGCGCGCACTGTGGGGATGGTTCGCGCTGCTGGGTGCGGTGGTGGCCGGGTTCGGCTGGGTCGTCGCGAAGGCGGGTCTGGGCGTCGTCGCCGCGACGGGCATACCGTCCTCGATCGCAGGCTTCACGATCACGACTGCGATCTCCTCGCTGCCCGAGCTCATCACGCTGCTGGCGGCGGTGCGCATCGGCTCGATCGAGCTGGGAATCGGCAACATCGTGGGCGGCAACGTCTTCGACACGCTCATGATCGCGGTGGCGGATCTGTTCTTCGTCGGCGGATCGATCTACGCGTCGGTCGGGCCCCGGTCGCTGGTCCTGCTCGCCGGCACGGCGCTCATCTGCGCGGTGCTCGCCGCCGGGCTGGTGGTGCGCGACAGGCGCGGCATCGGTTTCGAGGGGGTCGCGATCCCCGGGATCTATCTGGCGACGATCGGGTTCGCGATCATGGCGGCCTGA
- the rsmD gene encoding 16S rRNA (guanine(966)-N(2))-methyltransferase RsmD, with translation MTRIIAGDLGGRRIAVPPRGTRPTTDRVREALFSRLDHQDALHGARVLDLFAGSGALGLEALSRGATSATFVEAAASAARVITANAKELATTDRARVVKERALPFLARTTDQWDLVLIDPPYDIAAEDLAAVLEALAPRLAADAVVVLEWTSRAPQLTWPPGLVIERERDYGETRLHWARWGSVES, from the coding sequence ATGACGCGCATCATCGCCGGAGACCTCGGAGGACGCCGCATCGCCGTGCCCCCGCGCGGCACCCGTCCCACGACCGATCGCGTCCGCGAGGCGCTGTTCTCGCGACTGGATCACCAGGACGCGCTGCACGGTGCCCGGGTGCTCGATCTGTTCGCAGGGTCCGGGGCGCTGGGCCTTGAAGCGCTCAGCCGCGGCGCGACATCGGCCACCTTCGTCGAGGCGGCCGCCTCCGCCGCGCGCGTGATCACCGCAAACGCCAAGGAGCTCGCCACGACCGACCGCGCTCGCGTGGTCAAGGAGCGGGCGCTGCCGTTTCTCGCACGCACCACTGATCAGTGGGACCTCGTCCTGATCGACCCTCCGTACGACATCGCCGCGGAGGATCTCGCCGCGGTGCTGGAGGCGCTCGCGCCGCGTCTCGCGGCCGATGCGGTGGTCGTGCTGGAGTGGACCAGCCGAGCCCCCCAGCTCACGTGGCCTCCCGGGCTGGTCATCGAACGCGAGCGCGACTACGGCGAGACCCGCCTGCACTGGGCCCGCTGGGGTAGCGTCGAGTCATGA